One genomic segment of Amycolatopsis sp. Hca4 includes these proteins:
- a CDS encoding PP2C family serine/threonine-protein phosphatase, whose protein sequence is MTHDRYVLRYAAGSDVGKRRQINEDAVYASSRLLAVADGIGGQPHGEVASATAVDVLRELEVDLRRLDLTNVDLAATLAGVVKSIDERLHEVASQEPTTEGMGTTLTALLFDGVEFAAAHIGDSRGYLLRDGGLRRLTRDHTLVQALVEDGRVAAEDAENHPRRSLLMKALQTAGSGDPDIWTFKAKPGDRYLLCSDGLSGPVPEATLRDVLDAGQEPAEVIPELIRLANEGGGPDNITCVVADVTA, encoded by the coding sequence ATGACACACGATCGGTACGTCCTGCGGTACGCCGCCGGGTCGGACGTCGGGAAGCGTCGCCAGATCAACGAAGACGCGGTCTACGCGAGTTCCCGGCTGCTCGCCGTCGCCGACGGCATCGGCGGCCAGCCGCACGGCGAGGTCGCCAGCGCGACGGCGGTCGACGTGCTGCGCGAGCTCGAGGTCGACCTGCGGCGGCTCGACCTGACGAACGTGGACCTGGCCGCGACGCTGGCCGGCGTGGTCAAGTCGATCGACGAGCGGCTGCACGAAGTCGCGTCGCAGGAGCCGACGACCGAAGGCATGGGAACCACGCTGACGGCGCTGTTGTTCGACGGCGTCGAGTTCGCGGCGGCCCACATCGGCGACTCCCGCGGCTACCTCCTGCGCGACGGCGGCCTCCGCCGGCTGACCCGCGACCACACGCTCGTCCAGGCCCTGGTCGAGGACGGCCGCGTCGCCGCCGAGGACGCCGAGAACCACCCGCGGCGCTCACTCCTGATGAAGGCGCTGCAGACGGCGGGTTCGGGCGACCCGGACATCTGGACGTTCAAGGCCAAGCCGGGAGACCGCTACCTGCTCTGTTCGGACGGCCTGAGCGGCCCGGTCCCGGAGGCAACCCTGCGCGACGTGCTGGATGCGGGCCAGGAGCCGGCCGAGGTGATCCCCGAGCTGATCCGCCTGGCCAACGAGGGCGGCGGCCCGGACAACATCACGTGCGTGGTCGCCGACGTCACGGCCTGA
- a CDS encoding class I SAM-dependent DNA methyltransferase encodes MDDDATVSAADIARLAGVGRAAVSNWRRRYPDFPPPVGGTASSPLFGLSAVAAWFHARGKKFELSAGERAWQRLRALGDDLDLAERVSGAGGYFAVQAGLADTFDSRLDDPELLALLGELTHRAGPVEAFELLCRRYFEAHSRRLSATPEPVAELMARLAGPVATILDPACGFGALALASGAKTVLAQDSDPMTASIAALRLRLRGIEAEVHAVDALREDAFAGRTAEAVLCDPPFNERAWGHDELVGDARWEYGLPPRGEPELAWVQHCLAHVEPGGTVAILMPGAAAGRRSGKRIRGNLLRAGAVRAVVTLTPAGPDLWLLRRPAPGERAPSTVLLGEAGDELSTVDDMWQEFGAHPESGVRIIDLLDDDVDLTPARRRARDEDPGQAFQAVRARFAELAPQLPPLEPAAAEPAFTTVGELVKAGVVEVRHAPVRADAEHPLAEAGDVVASVTGIAYVHSGPPRPVGAGLTVYRVDAARLDADFLAGCLRAADLPTASASTRIDSRRVRVPRLPIAVQREYGGVFRELAEFDTVLRQAAETGRELVRLGFAGLVEGRLRPGH; translated from the coding sequence ATGGACGACGATGCCACGGTCAGCGCGGCCGACATCGCGCGGCTCGCCGGGGTCGGCCGGGCCGCGGTCAGCAACTGGCGCCGCCGCTACCCGGACTTCCCGCCGCCCGTCGGCGGCACGGCGTCGAGCCCGCTGTTCGGTCTCTCCGCCGTGGCCGCCTGGTTCCACGCCCGCGGCAAGAAGTTCGAGCTGAGCGCCGGCGAACGCGCGTGGCAGCGCCTGCGCGCCCTCGGCGACGACCTCGACCTCGCCGAGCGCGTCAGCGGCGCGGGCGGCTACTTCGCCGTCCAAGCCGGCCTCGCCGACACCTTCGACAGCCGGCTCGACGACCCGGAGCTGCTCGCGCTGCTCGGCGAGCTGACGCACCGGGCGGGCCCGGTCGAAGCCTTCGAACTGTTGTGCCGCCGCTACTTCGAGGCCCATTCGCGGCGGCTGTCGGCCACCCCGGAACCGGTCGCCGAGCTGATGGCCCGCCTGGCCGGCCCGGTGGCGACGATCCTCGACCCCGCGTGCGGCTTCGGCGCGCTCGCGCTGGCGAGCGGCGCGAAAACCGTGCTGGCGCAGGACAGTGACCCGATGACGGCGTCGATCGCGGCCCTGCGGCTGCGGCTGCGCGGCATCGAGGCCGAGGTCCACGCGGTCGACGCGCTGCGCGAAGACGCCTTCGCCGGCCGCACCGCCGAAGCGGTGTTGTGCGACCCGCCGTTCAACGAACGGGCCTGGGGCCACGACGAACTCGTCGGCGACGCGCGCTGGGAGTACGGCCTGCCGCCGCGCGGCGAACCCGAGCTCGCCTGGGTGCAGCACTGCCTCGCGCACGTCGAACCCGGTGGCACGGTGGCGATCCTGATGCCGGGCGCGGCGGCCGGACGGCGCAGCGGCAAACGCATCCGCGGCAACCTGCTGCGCGCGGGCGCGGTCCGCGCGGTCGTCACGCTGACGCCGGCCGGCCCCGACCTCTGGCTCCTGCGGCGCCCGGCGCCCGGCGAACGCGCCCCGTCCACCGTCCTGCTCGGCGAAGCGGGCGACGAGCTGTCCACAGTGGACGACATGTGGCAGGAGTTCGGCGCGCACCCGGAATCCGGCGTCCGGATCATCGACCTGCTCGACGACGACGTCGACCTGACGCCGGCCCGCCGCCGCGCGCGGGACGAGGATCCCGGGCAGGCCTTCCAGGCCGTGCGCGCCCGGTTCGCCGAGCTGGCCCCGCAGCTGCCGCCGCTGGAACCGGCGGCGGCCGAGCCGGCCTTCACCACCGTCGGCGAGCTGGTCAAGGCCGGCGTGGTCGAGGTCAGGCACGCCCCGGTGCGCGCGGACGCCGAGCACCCGCTGGCCGAAGCGGGTGACGTCGTCGCGTCGGTGACCGGCATCGCGTACGTCCACAGTGGACCACCGCGGCCGGTGGGGGCCGGGCTCACCGTGTACCGCGTCGACGCGGCCCGGCTGGACGCGGACTTCCTCGCCGGCTGCCTGCGCGCGGCCGACCTGCCCACCGCGTCGGCGTCCACCCGCATCGACAGCAGGAGGGTGCGGGTCCCGCGGCTGCCGATCGCCGTCCAGCGCGAGTACGGCGGCGTCTTCAGAGAGCTCGCCGAGTTCGACACCGTCCTGCGCCAGGCGGCGGAAACGGGCCGTGAGCTGGTCCGGCTAGGCTTCGCTGGACTTGTCGAAGGACGGCTCAGGCCGGGCCACTAG
- a CDS encoding serine/threonine-protein kinase produces the protein MLIADRYELDELPLGRGGMGAVHGGFDRRLGRRVAIKLLRLPGHDEELEARFAREARILATLDHPGVPTLYDYGTHDDRLFQVMQFVDGVTVADLLAEHGPLPVPWAAAIAAQTCAVLTAAHALAVCHRDLKPSNLMLGPDGGVKVMDFGLAVLREADAAQFTRAGQLLGTPSYMAPEQIQRGGAEPRSDLYALGCVLHEMLTGRRLFDGPTAYAVFERQVKELPPPVRGVPKSLNALLAEVLAKDPEARPAGAAVLYERLGAFVGGLPPLPGFLVPSSVPSPGRMYARVLGRVSG, from the coding sequence ATGCTGATCGCCGACCGCTACGAGCTCGACGAGCTGCCCCTCGGCCGCGGCGGGATGGGTGCGGTGCACGGCGGGTTCGACCGCAGGCTGGGCCGCCGCGTGGCGATCAAGCTGCTCAGGCTGCCGGGCCACGACGAAGAGCTGGAGGCCCGCTTCGCGCGCGAAGCCCGCATCCTGGCGACGCTCGACCACCCCGGCGTCCCGACGCTGTACGACTACGGCACCCACGACGACCGGTTATTCCAGGTCATGCAGTTCGTCGACGGCGTGACCGTGGCCGACCTGCTCGCCGAGCACGGACCGCTGCCGGTGCCGTGGGCCGCGGCGATCGCGGCGCAGACGTGCGCGGTGCTGACCGCCGCCCACGCGCTCGCCGTCTGCCACCGCGACCTCAAGCCGTCCAACCTGATGCTCGGGCCCGACGGCGGCGTGAAGGTGATGGACTTCGGGCTGGCCGTGCTCCGCGAAGCCGACGCCGCCCAGTTCACCCGGGCCGGGCAGCTGCTCGGGACGCCGTCGTACATGGCGCCCGAGCAGATCCAGCGCGGCGGCGCCGAACCGCGCAGCGACCTCTACGCGCTGGGCTGCGTGCTGCACGAGATGCTCACCGGACGGCGGCTGTTCGACGGGCCGACCGCGTACGCGGTGTTCGAGCGGCAGGTCAAGGAGCTGCCACCGCCCGTGCGCGGCGTGCCGAAATCGTTGAACGCGCTGCTCGCCGAGGTGCTGGCGAAGGACCCGGAAGCCCGCCCGGCCGGGGCCGCGGTGCTGTACGAGCGGCTCGGCGCGTTCGTCGGCGGCCTCCCGCCGCTGCCGGGGTTCCTGGTGCCGTCGTCGGTGCCCAGCCCGGGCCGGATGTACGCCAGGGTGCTCGGCCGGGTCAGCGGCTGA
- a CDS encoding L,D-transpeptidase: MKRLLAGAAALATAFVLAACSGGGSAAGTNAGGGAVAAAGTGGGTPTPTTTTSATPTPTTTESSPTPTPTSTKAAPTSTSAKPKPKPTPKPQPAADPGVPCAAAAAAPGTAACVDLSAHKAWILQGGKVVYGPVPMLPGRKGYATPTGTFHVLSKEKMHLSKEFDNAEMPNSVFFYPGDAFHTGSLSVYSHGCIHLSAGASLKFFNTLHVGDVVQVVP, translated from the coding sequence GTGAAGAGGCTTCTGGCGGGAGCGGCCGCGCTGGCCACCGCGTTCGTGCTGGCCGCGTGCTCCGGCGGGGGCTCGGCCGCCGGGACGAACGCGGGCGGCGGGGCCGTCGCCGCGGCGGGGACCGGCGGCGGGACGCCGACGCCGACCACGACCACCAGCGCCACCCCCACGCCGACCACCACGGAGTCGTCGCCGACGCCCACCCCGACGTCCACCAAGGCGGCGCCGACCAGCACCTCGGCCAAGCCGAAGCCCAAGCCGACGCCGAAGCCGCAGCCCGCGGCGGACCCGGGCGTCCCCTGCGCCGCGGCGGCCGCGGCCCCGGGCACCGCCGCCTGCGTCGACCTCTCCGCGCACAAGGCGTGGATCCTGCAGGGCGGCAAGGTCGTCTACGGCCCGGTGCCGATGCTTCCGGGCCGCAAGGGCTACGCGACGCCGACCGGCACGTTCCACGTGCTGTCGAAGGAGAAGATGCACCTGTCGAAGGAGTTCGACAACGCCGAGATGCCGAACTCGGTCTTCTTCTACCCGGGCGACGCCTTCCACACGGGCAGCCTCTCGGTGTACTCGCACGGCTGCATCCACCTGTCGGCGGGCGCGTCGCTGAAGTTCTTCAACACGCTGCACGTCGGCGACGTCGTGCAGGTCGTCCCATAA
- a CDS encoding PQQ-dependent sugar dehydrogenase, whose translation MAMRVLRLLLVAVLVGAVLPVVSQGVATAAALPPGFVLRDTDTGLGAYELTDFAHLPDNSVLATGKTGAVRWLPITGAARTIATLPVRSEEDLGLVGLAVAPDYPASRAIYLTRSIDTAGGFVMRLSRFTVTVDAAGGPAGLTGEQPLFEVPGSFNVHGIDTVLAAADGTLWLSVGDNSDYRMMDPGALRVQDVNQPYGKIFHLTAGGQGVPGNPYYDAANPGSTASKVFARGLRNPFRFSIDPNLGLPVAGDVGWSNWEEVDVVQRGANLGWPCWEGTHATPGYSGLAGCAGVPNQPPIHEYTHGTGPTNGNSVTGGIVYSGSSYPASYRGSYFFGDYVAGKLWTLRYDGQGKLTQPPENPPLFTGIGGPVKLAAAPNGDIVYADIASGTLRRLTYSAGNTAPVAKATTSTNPATRTVSFDGSASVDYDGDTLAYDWDFGDGATVADAGPKVSHTYPAGTASFTAQLRVRDPLGLTGQTAIAVAPANRTPVLTLTTPGNTTFAVNQTVSVSATATDAEDGTLPVTWTTAVRHCPSEATCHSHPGVGGTGGSFSQPFTAHPDSRVEFTATVTDSAGVTTTKTYTALPRQHRITLRGTQPAALSIPVAGGASTAMVTEGATFDVEASSLAIDGVSQFTGWQDGPADPEWIITVGSDDLTLTANYATPIDRRYDADAALRAKLGTPTSDEVTDGPVHYRVYANGRLYWSAGTGTWYVTGPVLDKYLAMGGHAVVGPPTSDTSTTPDGVAQYNHFAANGTVSSIYSTAATGTHFISGEIRKKWAALDYERGLGYPTTDELATPDGVARYNHFVKGGNVGSIYYTVATGGHAIYGEIRKKWAALDYERGLGYPTTDELGTPDGVARYNHFAKGGTVGSIYYTAGTGARAINGEIRKKWAALDYERGLGYPTTDELATPDGRGRYNHFTKGGSIYYTTATGAHVVKGEIRRRWAALGWEYSYLRYPKSDEYAVGGGYRSDFEGGYITYTSVGARDYRG comes from the coding sequence GTGGCCATGCGCGTGCTTCGCCTGTTGCTGGTGGCGGTCCTGGTGGGAGCGGTGCTCCCCGTCGTGTCACAGGGGGTGGCGACGGCGGCGGCGCTCCCACCGGGATTCGTCCTCCGGGACACCGACACCGGGCTGGGCGCGTACGAGCTCACGGACTTCGCCCACCTGCCGGACAACTCCGTCCTGGCCACCGGCAAGACCGGCGCCGTCCGCTGGCTGCCGATCACCGGCGCCGCCCGGACGATCGCGACGCTGCCGGTCCGCTCTGAAGAGGACCTCGGCCTCGTCGGGCTCGCCGTGGCGCCCGACTACCCGGCGTCGCGGGCCATCTACCTCACGCGGTCGATCGACACCGCCGGCGGCTTCGTCATGCGGCTCTCGCGGTTCACCGTGACCGTGGACGCGGCGGGCGGCCCGGCCGGCCTGACCGGTGAGCAGCCGCTGTTCGAGGTGCCGGGCAGCTTCAACGTCCACGGCATCGACACCGTCCTCGCGGCCGCGGACGGCACGCTCTGGCTCTCCGTCGGCGACAACAGCGACTACCGGATGATGGACCCGGGCGCGCTGCGCGTCCAGGACGTCAACCAGCCCTACGGCAAGATCTTCCACCTGACGGCCGGCGGCCAGGGCGTGCCGGGCAACCCGTACTACGACGCCGCCAACCCGGGCTCGACCGCGAGCAAGGTGTTCGCCCGCGGCCTCCGCAACCCGTTCCGCTTCAGCATCGACCCGAACCTCGGCCTGCCGGTGGCCGGCGACGTCGGCTGGAGCAACTGGGAAGAGGTCGACGTCGTCCAGCGCGGCGCCAACCTGGGCTGGCCGTGCTGGGAGGGCACGCACGCGACGCCGGGCTACAGCGGTCTCGCGGGCTGTGCCGGCGTGCCGAACCAGCCACCCATCCACGAGTACACCCACGGCACCGGGCCGACGAACGGCAACAGCGTCACCGGCGGCATCGTCTACAGTGGATCGAGCTACCCGGCGTCCTACCGCGGCTCGTACTTCTTCGGCGACTACGTGGCCGGCAAGCTGTGGACGCTGCGGTACGACGGCCAGGGCAAGCTCACCCAGCCGCCGGAGAACCCGCCGCTGTTCACCGGCATCGGCGGCCCGGTGAAGCTCGCGGCCGCGCCGAACGGCGACATCGTCTACGCCGACATCGCGTCCGGCACCCTGCGCCGCCTGACCTACTCGGCGGGCAACACCGCGCCGGTCGCCAAGGCGACGACGTCGACGAACCCGGCCACCCGCACGGTTTCGTTCGACGGCTCGGCTTCGGTCGACTACGACGGCGACACCCTCGCGTACGACTGGGACTTCGGGGACGGGGCCACCGTGGCCGACGCCGGTCCGAAGGTGTCGCACACCTACCCGGCGGGCACCGCGTCGTTCACCGCGCAGCTGCGCGTCCGGGACCCGCTCGGTCTGACCGGCCAGACCGCCATCGCGGTCGCGCCGGCCAATCGGACCCCGGTGCTCACCCTGACCACGCCCGGGAACACCACCTTCGCGGTCAACCAGACGGTGTCGGTGAGCGCCACCGCGACCGACGCCGAGGACGGCACGCTGCCGGTCACCTGGACCACGGCGGTGCGGCACTGCCCGAGCGAAGCGACGTGCCACTCCCACCCCGGCGTCGGCGGGACCGGGGGCAGCTTCTCGCAGCCGTTCACCGCGCACCCCGACTCCCGCGTGGAGTTCACCGCGACGGTGACCGACAGCGCGGGTGTCACCACGACGAAGACGTACACGGCATTGCCGCGGCAGCACCGGATCACGCTGCGCGGCACCCAGCCCGCGGCGCTGAGCATCCCGGTGGCCGGCGGGGCCAGCACGGCGATGGTGACCGAAGGGGCCACCTTCGACGTCGAGGCGTCCTCCCTGGCCATCGACGGCGTGTCCCAGTTCACCGGCTGGCAGGACGGCCCGGCGGATCCCGAGTGGATCATCACCGTCGGCTCGGACGACCTGACCCTGACAGCGAACTACGCGACCCCGATCGACCGGCGTTACGACGCCGACGCAGCCCTGCGGGCGAAGCTCGGCACGCCGACGTCGGACGAGGTCACCGACGGTCCGGTCCACTACCGCGTGTACGCCAACGGCCGGCTGTACTGGAGCGCCGGGACCGGCACCTGGTACGTCACCGGCCCGGTGCTGGACAAGTACCTCGCCATGGGCGGGCACGCCGTGGTCGGGCCCCCGACGTCCGACACGTCCACCACCCCCGACGGCGTGGCCCAGTACAACCACTTCGCCGCCAACGGAACGGTGAGCTCGATCTACTCCACGGCCGCGACGGGCACGCACTTCATCTCCGGGGAGATCCGGAAGAAGTGGGCCGCGCTGGACTACGAGCGCGGGCTGGGTTATCCGACGACCGACGAGCTGGCGACGCCGGACGGGGTCGCGCGGTACAACCACTTCGTCAAGGGCGGCAACGTCGGCTCGATCTACTACACGGTGGCGACCGGCGGCCACGCGATCTACGGCGAGATCCGGAAGAAGTGGGCGGCGCTCGATTACGAGCGTGGCCTGGGTTATCCGACGACGGACGAGCTGGGAACGCCGGACGGGGTCGCGCGGTACAACCACTTCGCCAAGGGCGGCACGGTCGGCTCGATCTACTACACGGCCGGGACGGGTGCGCGCGCGATCAACGGCGAGATCCGGAAGAAGTGGGCCGCGCTGGACTACGAGCGCGGGCTGGGTTATCCGACGACCGACGAACTGGCCACCCCGGACGGCCGCGGCCGCTACAACCACTTCACCAAGGGCGGCTCGATCTACTACACGACGGCCACCGGCGCGCACGTGGTGAAGGGCGAGATCCGGAGGCGCTGGGCGGCGCTCGGGTGGGAGTACTCCTACCTGCGCTACCCGAAATCGGACGAGTACGCGGTAGGCGGCGGGTACCGCAGCGACTTCGAGGGCGGCTACATCACCTACACCTCCGTCGGGGCCCGCGACTATCGCGGGTGA
- a CDS encoding L,D-transpeptidase, with translation MRRVLAALSTLAAGAVLTACSAGGAADVRLAADTPSVASSTTSTTAESAPTSAPASTPTSKPTPAKAKPVVAAGVPCTATAKACVSLSGKQAWLLDEGKIVYGPVKMLPGKKDGPTPVGKWHVQYKEKLHHSTEFDGAPMPNSVFFAPGGIAFHEGSLSRYSAGCVHLSSAASLKFFTTLETGDEVQVVR, from the coding sequence GTGCGGCGCGTTCTGGCTGCTCTGTCCACTTTGGCCGCCGGCGCGGTGCTGACCGCCTGCTCGGCGGGCGGGGCGGCGGACGTCCGGCTGGCGGCGGACACGCCATCGGTCGCCTCTTCGACGACTTCGACGACGGCCGAGTCGGCCCCGACCTCGGCTCCGGCATCGACGCCGACGTCGAAGCCGACGCCGGCCAAGGCGAAGCCGGTGGTGGCGGCCGGGGTTCCGTGCACGGCCACGGCGAAGGCGTGCGTGTCCCTTTCGGGCAAGCAGGCGTGGCTGCTCGACGAAGGCAAGATCGTCTACGGCCCGGTGAAGATGCTGCCCGGCAAGAAGGACGGGCCGACCCCGGTGGGCAAGTGGCACGTGCAGTACAAGGAAAAGCTGCACCACAGCACCGAGTTCGACGGTGCGCCGATGCCGAACTCGGTGTTCTTCGCCCCCGGCGGCATCGCGTTCCACGAAGGCAGCCTCAGCCGGTACTCGGCCGGCTGCGTGCACCTCTCGAGCGCGGCGTCGCTGAAGTTCTTCACCACCCTCGAGACGGGTGACGAAGTCCAGGTCGTCCGCTGA
- a CDS encoding 3-hydroxyacyl-CoA dehydrogenase — translation MTGWAGKVGRIRVIGTGVMGRGIVQLAATAGVTVELADVRREAVDEAIGYVGGMVDKLAAKGKLTGDAQAVKGRLVAVDAPDAPADGVDLVLEAVREDLETKRALFGSLERVCPQDTVFATNTSSLSVTEIAAGLADPGRLLGLHFFNPVPLMRLVEVVPGARTHDWLPAEAIELVRSWGHEPVLAKDAPGFLVNHAGRGLNTEALQILAEALAEPADVDRVARDVLGLKLGPFELLDLTGLDVSHAVLESIWSGFHGDPRLRPSWLTRPRVAAGLFGRKNGEGFYTYPDGKQQVAAEPAAPPKPSSPVFTADEHLARALSAAGVQVVSDAYPDAILLVPLYGESTVDAANRAGLPLDRVAGVDPLGGYERRLTLSVHPGLDPAAGRAAWGALAATGLPVTVVRDGPAPIAQRLLASIVNTACFIAGQHLASPQDIDTAVRLGLGYPRGPLAWGDLVGGDVVLRILHGLAAATGDPRYRPSPWLTERVALGLPLTTAGTTPADLRTSVTSE, via the coding sequence GTGACGGGGTGGGCCGGGAAGGTCGGCAGGATCCGGGTGATCGGCACCGGGGTGATGGGCCGGGGGATCGTCCAGCTGGCCGCGACCGCGGGGGTGACCGTCGAGCTGGCCGACGTCCGGCGCGAGGCCGTCGACGAGGCGATCGGGTACGTCGGCGGGATGGTCGACAAGCTCGCCGCCAAGGGCAAGCTGACCGGAGACGCCCAGGCCGTGAAGGGCAGGCTGGTCGCGGTGGACGCGCCCGACGCCCCCGCCGACGGCGTCGACCTCGTGCTCGAAGCCGTCCGGGAGGACCTCGAGACGAAACGCGCCCTGTTCGGCAGCCTCGAGCGCGTCTGCCCACAGGACACGGTCTTCGCGACGAACACGAGTTCGCTGTCGGTCACCGAAATCGCCGCCGGGCTGGCCGACCCCGGCCGCCTGCTCGGCCTGCACTTCTTCAACCCGGTGCCGCTGATGCGGCTGGTCGAGGTGGTGCCCGGCGCGCGCACGCACGACTGGCTGCCCGCCGAGGCGATCGAGCTGGTCAGGAGCTGGGGCCACGAGCCGGTGCTCGCGAAGGACGCGCCCGGCTTCCTGGTCAACCACGCCGGCCGCGGCCTGAACACCGAGGCGCTGCAGATCCTCGCCGAGGCGCTGGCCGAGCCCGCCGACGTCGACCGCGTCGCCCGTGACGTGCTCGGCCTGAAGCTCGGTCCGTTCGAGCTGCTCGACCTCACCGGCCTCGACGTTTCGCACGCGGTACTGGAAAGCATCTGGAGCGGCTTCCACGGCGACCCGCGGCTGCGGCCGTCGTGGCTGACCCGGCCGCGGGTGGCGGCCGGCCTGTTCGGGCGCAAGAACGGCGAAGGCTTCTACACCTACCCCGACGGCAAGCAGCAGGTCGCCGCCGAGCCCGCCGCCCCGCCGAAGCCGTCGAGCCCGGTGTTCACCGCGGACGAGCACCTCGCCCGCGCGCTGTCGGCCGCGGGCGTGCAAGTGGTGTCCGACGCCTACCCGGACGCGATCCTGCTCGTGCCGCTCTACGGCGAATCCACAGTGGACGCCGCGAACCGCGCCGGGCTCCCCCTGGACCGTGTCGCCGGCGTCGATCCGCTGGGCGGCTACGAACGCCGGCTCACGCTGTCCGTCCACCCCGGACTCGACCCGGCGGCGGGCCGCGCCGCGTGGGGCGCGCTGGCCGCGACCGGCCTGCCGGTGACGGTGGTCCGCGACGGGCCCGCGCCGATCGCCCAGCGCCTGCTGGCGTCGATCGTCAACACGGCGTGCTTCATCGCGGGCCAGCACCTGGCGAGTCCGCAGGACATCGACACGGCGGTCCGCCTCGGGCTCGGCTATCCCCGCGGCCCGCTGGCTTGGGGCGACCTCGTCGGCGGCGACGTGGTGCTGCGCATCCTGCACGGTCTCGCCGCGGCCACCGGCGACCCCCGCTACCGGCCGAGCCCCTGGCTCACCGAGCGCGTCGCCCTCGGCCTGCCGCTGACGACGGCCGGGACGACACCGGCGGACCTGCGAACGTCCGTAACGTCCGAATAG
- a CDS encoding TetR/AcrR family transcriptional regulator: MTAPRTARERARAELAQEIKDEARRQLAEVGAHGLSLRAVARELGMVSSAIYRYFPSRDRLLTDLIVDAYNAIGEAAEKADPGTADPRERWLAIWQGTRDWARAHPHEYALIYGSPIPGYSAPQDTVVPASRVALALVKVLTHTELRDVDGEVPPELRAQAETLTKALGIIAGPETVARLLMAWTQLFGAISFDLFGQYVGSVDPADSFFAHSAKRMAEFVGL; this comes from the coding sequence ATGACCGCCCCCCGCACCGCACGCGAACGTGCCCGCGCCGAACTGGCCCAGGAGATCAAGGACGAAGCCCGCCGTCAGCTCGCCGAAGTCGGCGCGCACGGGCTCTCGCTGCGCGCGGTGGCCCGGGAGCTGGGCATGGTGTCGTCGGCGATCTACCGGTACTTCCCGAGCCGCGACCGGCTGCTGACCGACCTGATCGTCGACGCCTACAACGCCATCGGCGAGGCGGCCGAGAAGGCGGACCCGGGCACCGCCGACCCCCGCGAGCGCTGGCTGGCGATCTGGCAGGGCACCCGCGACTGGGCCCGCGCCCACCCCCACGAGTACGCGCTGATCTACGGCTCGCCGATCCCCGGCTACTCGGCACCGCAGGACACCGTCGTGCCGGCCTCGCGCGTCGCACTCGCCCTGGTCAAGGTCCTCACGCACACCGAACTGCGGGACGTCGACGGCGAAGTCCCGCCCGAGCTGCGCGCCCAGGCCGAGACGCTCACGAAGGCCCTCGGGATCATCGCCGGCCCGGAAACCGTGGCCCGGCTGCTGATGGCGTGGACCCAGCTGTTCGGCGCGATCAGCTTCGACCTGTTCGGCCAGTACGTCGGCAGCGTCGACCCGGCCGACAGTTTCTTCGCCCATTCGGCGAAGCGGATGGCGGAGTTCGTCGGCCTCTAG
- a CDS encoding nitroreductase family deazaflavin-dependent oxidoreductase → MTETRYIKPKNSTNAFNELVAKLTKLGVSVWGSRVLTVVGRKSGEPRSVPVNLLTVDGVRYLVAPRGETQWVRNLRAAGQGTLRVGRRVEAFTFRELADDEKPGILRAYLKRWKFEVGVFFDGVDAKASDGKLREIAPGYPIFEIFTK, encoded by the coding sequence ATGACCGAGACCCGCTACATCAAGCCGAAGAACTCGACGAACGCCTTCAACGAGCTGGTCGCGAAGCTGACGAAGCTGGGCGTGAGCGTCTGGGGCAGCCGGGTGCTCACGGTCGTCGGCCGCAAGAGCGGCGAGCCGCGCTCGGTGCCGGTCAACCTGCTGACCGTCGACGGCGTCCGCTACCTCGTCGCCCCGCGCGGCGAAACGCAGTGGGTCCGCAACCTGCGGGCAGCCGGGCAGGGCACGCTGCGCGTCGGCCGCCGCGTCGAGGCGTTCACCTTCCGCGAGCTGGCCGACGACGAGAAGCCGGGCATCCTCCGCGCGTACCTCAAGCGCTGGAAGTTCGAGGTCGGCGTGTTCTTCGACGGCGTCGACGCCAAGGCCTCGGACGGGAAGCTGCGCGAGATCGCGCCGGGCTACCCGATCTTCGAGATCTTCACGAAGTAG